One genomic window of Sphingobacterium oryzagri includes the following:
- a CDS encoding SDR family NAD(P)-dependent oxidoreductase — METKKVWFVTGASKGIGLALVKKLIQQGMAVAATTRQLAALEQAVGQASTDFLPLEVDLTADQAVKEAIEKSVAHFGKIDVLVNNAGYGQMGTLEELSDAEVKENFDVNVFGSLHSIRAVMPYFRAQGFGHIINIASVAGFSGNFPGWGIYCATKFAVVGFTEALAEEVKGFGVKATVVYPGYFRTAFLTQDSIKTANNPIAAYETARASEKTHIQEINGQQPNDPDKAAEAMIAISQEENPPVHLLLGEDALQLLAAKQKLLATDVESWKSLSLSTAIG, encoded by the coding sequence ATGGAAACAAAGAAAGTATGGTTTGTGACAGGTGCTTCCAAAGGTATCGGCTTGGCACTGGTAAAAAAATTGATCCAACAGGGAATGGCGGTTGCTGCGACTACCCGACAGCTGGCAGCGCTGGAGCAAGCCGTTGGACAGGCATCAACTGATTTCCTTCCGCTAGAGGTCGATTTAACAGCAGATCAAGCTGTAAAAGAAGCCATCGAAAAAAGCGTAGCACATTTCGGTAAGATTGATGTGTTGGTCAACAATGCGGGCTATGGACAGATGGGTACGCTGGAAGAACTCTCGGATGCCGAAGTCAAAGAAAATTTCGACGTCAACGTATTTGGCTCACTACACAGTATTCGGGCGGTCATGCCGTATTTCCGCGCACAGGGTTTTGGGCATATTATCAACATCGCTTCCGTTGCTGGCTTTTCTGGTAATTTCCCGGGTTGGGGCATCTATTGCGCGACAAAATTTGCGGTTGTTGGCTTTACGGAAGCACTTGCCGAAGAAGTGAAAGGATTTGGAGTGAAGGCTACGGTGGTCTATCCAGGTTACTTCCGCACGGCATTTTTAACGCAAGATTCGATCAAGACGGCGAATAATCCAATCGCGGCCTACGAAACGGCCAGAGCATCGGAAAAAACGCATATCCAGGAGATTAATGGACAGCAACCCAATGATCCCGACAAAGCGGCCGAAGCGATGATTGCCATTAGCCAGGAAGAAAACCCACCGGTACACCTGTTACTGGGAGAAGATGCGCTGCAACTGTTAGCTGCTAAACAAAAGTTGCTTGCTACTGATGTAGAATCGTGGAAAAGTCTCTCCTTATCAACGGCAATTGGCTAA
- a CDS encoding helix-turn-helix domain-containing protein: MKKTFRFNAIAAFHAFCNLPSPDHPLISLIDYSQVNYPVDENELQWIQHFYSVGLKRDVQAKFNYGQQEYDFNAGLLTFISPLQFLKVEINQQAQVEPSGWLLLIHPDFIWNTTLAKKIKHYDFFQYAVNEALFLSEKEERVIEDILQRIRQEYQANIDRFSQEIIIAQLELLLVYAERFYERQFITRRKSSSEIVLRFEELLASCFRREQLQQHGVPTVSMLADGLHISTNYLGTLLRLHTQQNTQQHIQNSILHYAKEQLSTSEKSVSEIAYELGFEHAQSFSRLFKQKTNQSPMAFRQSFS; encoded by the coding sequence ATGAAAAAGACATTTCGTTTCAACGCTATCGCAGCATTTCACGCGTTTTGTAATTTACCAAGCCCCGATCATCCGTTGATCAGCTTGATCGATTATAGCCAGGTAAATTATCCGGTAGATGAGAATGAGCTGCAATGGATACAGCATTTCTACTCTGTAGGGTTGAAACGAGATGTTCAGGCTAAGTTTAATTACGGTCAACAAGAATATGATTTTAATGCGGGCCTGCTCACCTTTATTTCACCACTGCAATTTTTAAAGGTCGAGATCAATCAACAAGCACAGGTCGAACCATCGGGATGGTTGTTGCTCATCCATCCCGATTTTATATGGAATACCACACTGGCGAAAAAAATCAAACATTACGATTTCTTCCAGTATGCGGTCAATGAAGCTCTCTTTTTGTCTGAGAAAGAAGAGCGAGTGATCGAGGATATCTTACAGCGTATCCGGCAGGAGTATCAAGCCAATATCGACCGCTTTAGCCAGGAGATTATTATTGCACAACTCGAGTTGCTCCTGGTTTATGCAGAGCGCTTTTATGAGCGACAGTTTATTACGCGACGAAAATCAAGCAGCGAAATTGTGCTGCGTTTTGAAGAACTACTTGCCTCCTGCTTTCGTCGGGAGCAACTGCAGCAGCATGGCGTACCTACCGTGAGTATGTTGGCCGATGGGTTACATATATCGACCAACTATCTGGGTACACTTTTGCGTTTGCACACACAGCAAAACACGCAACAACATATTCAAAACAGTATATTGCACTACGCGAAAGAACAGCTCAGCACCAGCGAAAAATCGGTTAGCGAAATTGCTTACGAGCTTGGCTTTGAACATGCGCAGTCGTTTAGCCGGCTCTTCAAACAAAAAACAAACCAGTCGCCAATGGCTTTTCGGCAATCTTTTTCCTAA